In a genomic window of Thermincola ferriacetica:
- a CDS encoding STAS domain-containing protein, protein MIDVRIKQEGYTKHIALSGNIDMANASECEEVLTNNLTGVTKMALDLSGLLFIDSTGVGSLVSAIKSAFDKNIQFELVNVPEGIDEVFEIIGLYEVLQQGPGK, encoded by the coding sequence ATGATAGACGTTCGGATAAAACAAGAAGGTTATACCAAACATATAGCGTTGTCCGGGAACATTGACATGGCAAATGCTTCCGAATGTGAAGAAGTTTTGACCAATAACTTGACCGGTGTGACGAAAATGGCGCTGGATCTATCCGGACTGTTATTTATTGATTCAACGGGAGTCGGCAGTCTGGTATCAGCCATCAAATCCGCTTTTGATAAGAATATTCAGTTTGAGCTGGTTAATGTACCGGAGGGAATAGATGAAGTGTTTGAAATCATCGGCCTTTATGAAGTTTTGCAACAGGGGCCGGGCAAATGA
- a CDS encoding ATP-binding protein, whose translation MIECKKCKKNSETACADCYSLIDGGLLRRKLDYSKNIILESPEGEKYPGELFMVSPVSLGIKCQVPSGKHYTINLQENLQVKVQKISDRGKFDYHGFDIIEVRRQGECSYRLNNDEYMTLTMSDEQLVEKITESLPDNVKGIVFERLTKELEKAKILDSLQVGQVFKYQKDTFKPLNKRAGPLSLPVQDLVKVAKKCCRTGEPMREVLLVGDKMYDAHAIPFDYDTGGLLVLDVTAVLEKEREIKKKEKRVYREVIEAVTCGKLLLAEREEIAAYMAVGTTVLSANFCKPEDLDSVRRKIERIFNKCGIDQKEITVLLICISEALTNAVKHADGGTCKVNILSNGFRIEVSDTGPGIAMENLPKATLMKNFSTKQSLGCGFTIMLKYADRLILSTGIEGTTLIIEKSCILPVEISLNDSMDKLT comes from the coding sequence ATGATTGAGTGCAAAAAGTGCAAAAAAAATTCTGAGACCGCCTGTGCGGATTGTTATTCCCTTATTGACGGGGGGTTGCTGCGCAGGAAACTGGATTATTCCAAAAACATAATATTGGAATCTCCGGAAGGAGAAAAATATCCAGGGGAACTGTTCATGGTCAGCCCGGTAAGTTTAGGTATTAAATGTCAGGTTCCTTCAGGCAAGCATTATACTATAAACCTACAAGAAAACCTGCAGGTCAAAGTGCAAAAAATTTCCGACCGGGGCAAATTTGATTACCATGGCTTTGATATTATAGAAGTCCGGCGGCAGGGGGAATGTTCCTACCGGTTAAATAACGATGAATATATGACCCTCACGATGTCGGACGAACAATTGGTTGAAAAAATTACGGAATCACTACCGGACAACGTGAAGGGCATTGTCTTCGAGAGGTTAACAAAAGAGCTGGAAAAGGCCAAAATTTTGGATTCACTCCAGGTTGGGCAGGTGTTTAAGTACCAAAAAGACACATTTAAGCCTTTAAATAAACGGGCAGGGCCCCTTTCATTACCTGTTCAGGACCTGGTTAAGGTTGCTAAAAAATGCTGTAGAACCGGGGAGCCTATGCGGGAAGTCCTGCTGGTGGGGGATAAAATGTATGATGCCCACGCTATCCCTTTTGACTATGATACCGGCGGTTTACTGGTGCTGGATGTAACTGCTGTTCTGGAGAAAGAGAGGGAGATAAAGAAAAAAGAAAAGCGGGTATACCGGGAAGTAATAGAGGCTGTCACCTGTGGCAAATTGCTTCTAGCCGAAAGAGAAGAAATCGCCGCCTATATGGCTGTTGGTACAACTGTTTTAAGCGCAAATTTTTGCAAACCGGAAGACCTCGATTCTGTAAGGAGAAAAATCGAACGTATATTTAACAAATGCGGAATAGATCAAAAAGAAATTACTGTTTTGCTGATTTGTATTTCCGAGGCTTTGACTAATGCAGTAAAACATGCTGATGGTGGAACTTGTAAAGTTAATATACTTTCAAACGGATTCAGGATTGAAGTTTCTGATACTGGGCCCGGGATTGCAATGGAGAATTTACCAAAAGCGACATTAATGAAGAATTTTTCAACAAAGCAATCTTTGGGTTGTGGATTTACCATCATGTTAAAATATGCTGACAGGTTAATACTGTCCACCGGTATAGAGGGAACAACGCTGATTATTGAGAAATCATGTATTTTACCGGTTGAAATTAGTTTAAACGATAGCATGGATAAGTTAACCTGA
- a CDS encoding Hsp20/alpha crystallin family protein: MEKLMRWRELTQKYQGKDFWSEIFSNPHTQQMLSSFTEMFGNHARPGTFPPVDIYMNEKEILVVVSLPGQAKEEIQLSLAGDRLSITGNIQPIYKNYTQVITERFYGPFQRTVQLPEVVDKNGIEARFDKGLLEIKFPRICREQEEFIHIK; this comes from the coding sequence ATGGAGAAATTAATGCGTTGGCGGGAATTGACGCAAAAATATCAGGGAAAAGATTTTTGGTCCGAAATATTTAGCAACCCTCATACCCAGCAAATGCTGTCATCTTTTACAGAAATGTTTGGTAACCACGCCAGACCCGGTACCTTTCCCCCCGTAGACATATATATGAATGAAAAAGAAATTTTAGTTGTTGTATCTTTACCGGGGCAGGCCAAGGAGGAAATACAATTAAGTTTGGCCGGGGACCGGCTTAGCATAACCGGTAACATACAACCCATTTATAAGAATTATACCCAGGTAATAACCGAGAGGTTTTACGGTCCCTTTCAACGTACTGTTCAGTTGCCGGAAGTTGTTGATAAAAACGGCATTGAGGCCCGTTTTGATAAAGGGCTTTTGGAAATAAAATTTCCACGTATCTGCAGAGAACAGGAAGAATTCATTCATATAAAATAA
- a CDS encoding PP2C family protein-serine/threonine phosphatase, which translates to MKKLWAIIIILGVIVNGTLLYISNDIFINQLAFACVYLLLSLINLESDQKMAFSLEVSVLAYSATSFAPDWALFTAFLGGIIKGIYEQFRLKKPLKDIIFNFSTQVFATLTAGRFLLQLQKSVDLTLYTRLLVFLVSFFTASIIIKLLYTALLNEGRFTKDLFYSVKFNLLSMVGIGLVSVVGTIVMEERNYLVFLLVFFFLLYLQYIIDGLVKERNRNLYLSQLIISMLNQDLELIRDMYAKLLPAPKQTWENLDIFAFNCPAEKIGGDFYDFIPLSETLFAFVIGDVMGHGMKAAIQVNNTMFTIRALLRGKASPGDCLTELNKISCSYLNKTKQFFTVFLGVYDTSEKILRFANGGHLPPIVYRQKPGRAEFLRVEGPAVGFLSNYQYREGYCSLEPGDILVLYTDGLPEILSGINMRNGSKILQFVQQHAGQPGFYEALKNEVELLAGKNKDDVTFALIIIH; encoded by the coding sequence ATGAAAAAACTGTGGGCAATAATTATAATTTTGGGGGTTATTGTTAACGGTACATTATTATATATTTCCAACGACATTTTTATTAATCAGTTAGCTTTTGCCTGCGTATATCTTTTACTTTCGTTAATAAATCTCGAATCGGACCAAAAAATGGCCTTTTCCCTTGAAGTCAGTGTATTGGCATATTCTGCTACAAGTTTTGCTCCTGACTGGGCGCTGTTTACTGCATTTTTAGGCGGTATAATCAAAGGCATTTACGAACAGTTCCGGCTGAAAAAACCTCTTAAAGATATAATTTTTAATTTTTCCACCCAGGTATTCGCCACTTTAACTGCAGGACGCTTTCTGTTACAACTGCAAAAATCGGTTGACCTGACATTATATACTCGGTTGTTGGTTTTTCTGGTAAGCTTTTTTACCGCGAGTATCATTATAAAACTTTTGTATACTGCATTGTTAAATGAAGGTAGATTCACCAAAGATTTATTTTACTCTGTTAAGTTCAATCTTTTATCCATGGTAGGAATAGGTTTGGTTTCCGTGGTGGGAACCATTGTGATGGAAGAAAGGAACTACCTGGTATTTCTATTGGTTTTCTTTTTCTTGCTGTACCTGCAATATATCATTGATGGTTTGGTAAAGGAACGTAACCGGAATTTGTATTTGTCTCAATTAATTATAAGTATGCTGAACCAGGACCTGGAGCTAATTCGCGATATGTATGCCAAGTTACTTCCCGCGCCGAAGCAAACCTGGGAAAACTTAGATATATTTGCATTTAACTGTCCTGCCGAGAAAATTGGTGGCGATTTTTATGATTTTATCCCTTTAAGCGAAACATTATTCGCTTTTGTAATCGGCGATGTTATGGGGCATGGGATGAAGGCTGCCATTCAAGTGAATAATACCATGTTCACCATCCGGGCCCTTTTAAGGGGCAAGGCAAGTCCCGGTGATTGCCTTACAGAATTAAATAAAATTAGCTGCTCGTATTTAAACAAAACAAAGCAATTTTTTACGGTATTTCTGGGGGTATATGACACTTCAGAGAAAATTTTGCGTTTTGCTAACGGTGGCCACTTACCCCCCATAGTTTATAGACAAAAGCCGGGACGGGCAGAGTTTCTGCGGGTAGAAGGTCCGGCAGTGGGTTTTTTATCCAATTATCAATATAGGGAAGGTTACTGCAGCCTGGAACCAGGTGACATCCTGGTTCTGTATACCGATGGATTACCGGAAATACTCAGTGGGATAAACATGAGGAACGGTAGCAAAATTCTGCAATTTGTTCAGCAACATGCAGGCCAACCAGGATTTTATGAGGCACTCAAAAATGAAGTTGAGTTGCTTGCCGGGAAAAACAAAGACGATGTTACCTTTGCATTAATTATAATTCATTAA
- a CDS encoding DUF342 domain-containing protein, which translates to MRKIEDLIKEVLESPLNNSERAEQISTGTDYIEINDNRGISSTENQDGSVCVKNGKIIISYPKGTGKYASVSPGDGVMFLVNGMEVGDKVLLTEDIHLQIVFDEEKPQSNLEITISDDGLEAYLTVQRQPYRKYRLADQEASQHLVLKKEVVEEILPPPVDLAEVLEELESLGIKSGIDFAALERELKAPTGEKIVIARGRPPVLPQDAYVEYLFSNDQRISKEMRDAGRIDYLDKGQFQSVEMGTVLAVKRPPVPGKKGVTVTGKEIPVGEPKDVQINVGEGACLVNNGQKAVAVIAGRPVLAGKQRLIKVLPELTVPGDVNISTGHIRFKGDVVIHGNVLEGLIVQATGRVTVLGNVYSGQIFAGGSIFIGQSLIGGLVTAGGEGAFLNRILPGVNLLLKMLANIKKNIKQLKSNPNFSVGDLNIKGDGNLIKLLIDMKYKELPAIVANLSSHLKSVRYKPSSEIINCINVMTEKLTGLGPLNIKSLDELTDIEKMLAEITRIAEESAEIAEADVTVKYVQNATVEATGSIYIAGQGCYRTNLYAGKDITIAGICRGGEITAEGDISVSQLGAGSAVLTKISTKESGVIKAQKVYPNVILKIGHHSYKAHSEMQNVYCCWDDDKGLFVSSK; encoded by the coding sequence ATGAGAAAAATAGAAGACCTGATTAAAGAGGTTTTGGAAAGTCCGCTCAATAATTCCGAACGGGCCGAACAGATATCAACCGGTACTGATTATATTGAAATAAACGATAACAGGGGGATTTCTTCAACGGAGAATCAGGACGGAAGCGTTTGTGTGAAAAACGGTAAAATCATTATCAGTTACCCTAAAGGTACAGGTAAATACGCCAGTGTTTCTCCCGGCGATGGAGTTATGTTTTTGGTTAACGGCATGGAAGTTGGCGACAAGGTGCTGTTGACTGAAGATATACATTTACAAATAGTCTTTGATGAGGAGAAACCACAAAGTAATTTAGAGATTACTATTTCCGACGATGGACTGGAAGCATACCTGACTGTGCAGCGGCAGCCATACAGGAAATACCGGTTGGCAGATCAGGAAGCATCTCAACATCTAGTTTTAAAAAAAGAAGTTGTTGAAGAAATTTTACCGCCACCGGTAGACCTTGCAGAGGTCTTGGAGGAGTTAGAGTCACTGGGGATTAAAAGTGGAATTGACTTTGCCGCCCTGGAGCGGGAGCTTAAAGCGCCCACGGGGGAAAAAATAGTTATAGCCCGCGGCCGACCGCCTGTTCTTCCTCAGGATGCTTATGTAGAGTACCTGTTTAGCAACGACCAGAGAATTTCAAAAGAAATGCGGGACGCCGGACGAATAGATTATTTGGACAAAGGACAGTTCCAATCTGTTGAAATGGGAACTGTACTGGCTGTAAAGCGCCCCCCGGTTCCCGGAAAAAAAGGGGTAACGGTTACTGGGAAAGAGATACCCGTAGGTGAACCTAAAGATGTTCAAATTAATGTGGGCGAAGGGGCTTGCCTTGTGAATAACGGGCAGAAAGCGGTGGCCGTGATAGCTGGACGTCCTGTTTTAGCCGGGAAACAAAGGCTGATCAAAGTGTTACCAGAGCTTACCGTTCCAGGTGATGTCAATATTTCCACGGGGCATATCCGGTTTAAAGGCGATGTGGTTATTCACGGAAACGTTTTGGAGGGATTAATTGTCCAGGCTACCGGTAGGGTAACTGTCTTGGGCAATGTTTATTCAGGGCAAATTTTTGCCGGGGGTAGTATATTTATAGGGCAAAGCCTTATAGGGGGATTGGTAACAGCCGGCGGAGAGGGGGCTTTTTTAAATCGTATTCTTCCCGGAGTTAACCTGTTACTGAAAATGTTAGCCAATATTAAGAAAAATATTAAACAGTTAAAAAGCAATCCCAATTTTTCTGTTGGGGATTTAAATATTAAAGGTGACGGAAACCTTATAAAATTGCTTATTGATATGAAGTATAAGGAACTGCCGGCCATAGTGGCAAACTTGAGCAGTCATTTAAAGTCCGTTAGATATAAACCCAGTTCTGAAATAATTAACTGTATAAACGTAATGACTGAAAAATTAACAGGGCTGGGACCTTTGAACATAAAGTCCCTTGATGAATTAACCGACATAGAAAAAATGTTGGCTGAAATTACCCGAATTGCCGAGGAATCAGCCGAAATAGCGGAAGCGGATGTTACGGTTAAGTATGTTCAAAATGCCACCGTAGAGGCTACCGGTTCGATTTACATAGCAGGGCAGGGATGTTACCGCACCAATCTATATGCCGGCAAAGATATAACCATAGCAGGTATTTGCCGCGGTGGTGAGATCACGGCTGAAGGGGATATTTCGGTTTCCCAATTGGGGGCTGGTTCGGCGGTGTTAACGAAAATTTCAACCAAAGAGAGCGGTGTAATTAAGGCCCAAAAAGTATATCCCAACGTTATTTTGAAAATAGGTCATCATTCTTATAAAGCGCATTCCGAAATGCAGAATGTGTATTGCTGTTGGGATGATGACAAGGGTTTATTTGTTAGTAGCAAATGA
- a CDS encoding response regulator, with translation MYKLMVVDGDKLVRQTIQTIIKERNIPLSYAAEATDGVEALLKARKVKPDVVIMEINIPKFDGLNTAEKIKEFLPQCQVIFISAHKEFEYVRQALRIGAFDYLLKPVQPGEFEEVCCKLTEILGINEQEELEFEREKVELASTQLFIRKVLLSGCFSGSNELRNQFHEFFVSLKCGVLMVLSSHAINLDKLIVHNIIGMLKGNLYLCPVPLNPNQIVVFFGQKYGQSKLTTTVLKKYGYRLMEQVALKTGIELNIGIGKIYKDLSKLRKSYLEACDALNLAEFLRMNGVLLTIEECEKFYKDLSNYLLDREKKLIDMILRKKHDDAIICIHDIFNDFQPRLESNLIWEKVFCLEILAVLLRAARKANVNSEELSQINSALTNELVDMTDLGKRLWVEWLEHCVDRIIALIANNEKASVQRLIKEIKEYIENNLNKSITLKDISELTHYNPQYFSRAFKKEIGMTVIEYLTHRRIEKAKMLLKKERLPVRLVAKKVGFSDVAYFSRVFRKVVGVKPSEFREKSG, from the coding sequence ATGTATAAACTCATGGTTGTCGATGGTGATAAGCTGGTACGTCAAACAATTCAAACCATTATAAAAGAAAGAAATATTCCCCTGAGTTATGCGGCCGAAGCTACAGATGGCGTTGAGGCTTTGTTAAAAGCAAGAAAGGTCAAACCAGATGTGGTTATCATGGAAATAAATATACCGAAATTTGATGGTTTGAACACAGCAGAAAAAATTAAAGAATTTCTGCCGCAGTGCCAGGTGATTTTTATCTCAGCTCATAAAGAATTTGAATATGTCAGACAAGCTTTAAGAATAGGGGCCTTTGATTACCTGCTCAAGCCGGTGCAGCCCGGGGAGTTTGAGGAAGTTTGCTGCAAGTTAACGGAAATTTTGGGTATTAACGAACAAGAGGAACTTGAGTTTGAACGGGAAAAAGTAGAATTGGCAAGCACCCAGTTATTTATCCGAAAAGTTTTACTGTCCGGTTGTTTTTCGGGCAGTAACGAGTTAAGAAACCAATTCCATGAGTTTTTTGTCAGTTTGAAGTGTGGAGTGTTAATGGTATTGTCAAGTCATGCCATTAATTTGGACAAATTAATTGTTCATAATATTATTGGGATGTTAAAAGGAAATCTGTATTTATGTCCAGTCCCGTTGAATCCCAACCAAATCGTTGTTTTTTTCGGACAAAAATATGGACAGTCTAAATTGACAACCACCGTTCTAAAAAAATACGGTTACAGATTGATGGAACAGGTTGCCCTGAAAACAGGTATTGAGTTAAATATCGGCATTGGAAAAATATATAAGGATCTGTCCAAGTTAAGAAAATCATATCTGGAGGCCTGTGATGCTTTGAATCTGGCCGAGTTTCTGCGGATGAATGGGGTTTTGTTAACCATTGAAGAATGTGAGAAGTTTTATAAAGATTTATCTAATTATCTTTTGGACAGAGAAAAAAAATTAATAGACATGATTTTAAGAAAGAAACATGATGACGCAATCATATGTATTCATGATATATTTAATGACTTCCAGCCCCGTTTGGAGTCGAATCTTATTTGGGAAAAAGTCTTTTGTCTCGAAATTCTGGCGGTGCTGTTAAGAGCTGCCCGCAAAGCCAATGTAAATTCAGAGGAACTTTCGCAAATCAATTCTGCCTTAACGAATGAATTGGTTGATATGACTGATTTAGGAAAAAGGTTATGGGTAGAATGGTTGGAACATTGTGTGGATAGAATTATAGCATTGATTGCAAATAACGAAAAAGCTTCGGTTCAGCGTCTCATTAAGGAGATTAAAGAATATATTGAAAATAACCTGAATAAATCTATCACCCTGAAGGACATAAGTGAATTAACTCATTATAATCCTCAATATTTCTCCCGCGCTTTCAAAAAAGAAATCGGGATGACGGTTATTGAGTACTTAACGCACCGGCGCATCGAAAAGGCCAAGATGTTATTGAAGAAAGAAAGGCTGCCTGTTAGACTGGTAGCGAAAAAGGTGGGTTTTTCCGATGTTGCTTATTTTAGCCGGGTATTCAGGAAAGTTGTTGGCGTTAAACCCAGTGAATTCCGGGAAAAATCTGGATAA
- a CDS encoding LysM peptidoglycan-binding domain-containing protein: MYYYPFVRRCPRGTMPYIIKAGDTYYSIALRYNTSVPALIAANPGVNPNFLQIGQTICVPVRPQVPPCPGGNYYTIKPGDTFYSIARRYNISLDDLLAANPGVDPDRLLVGQVICIPVAVPPTECPDGTRPYKIRRGDTFYSIAVRFGISLDALLAANPGVDPDALRVGEQICVPRRRR; this comes from the coding sequence ATGTATTACTACCCGTTCGTACGCCGGTGTCCCCGGGGAACTATGCCCTATATAATTAAAGCAGGAGATACCTATTACAGCATTGCCCTGCGGTATAATACCTCCGTACCGGCTCTGATTGCCGCCAACCCGGGCGTAAATCCCAATTTTTTGCAAATAGGCCAGACGATATGTGTGCCTGTAAGGCCCCAAGTGCCGCCCTGCCCGGGTGGAAACTACTATACAATTAAGCCGGGGGATACCTTCTATTCAATTGCCCGCCGCTATAATATCTCATTGGATGATTTACTGGCAGCCAATCCAGGAGTGGACCCGGACAGGTTGCTGGTGGGTCAGGTTATCTGCATACCTGTAGCAGTACCGCCTACAGAGTGCCCGGACGGAACCAGACCTTATAAAATCAGGAGGGGTGACACTTTTTATTCTATAGCTGTCCGATTTGGCATAAGCCTGGATGCGCTTTTAGCGGCCAACCCAGGAGTAGATCCGGATGCCTTGCGGGTCGGCGAACAGATATGTGTACCGAGACGCCGGAGGTAA